The genomic interval AGTCCACGCCGTCCATGCGGGCGGTCACCACGTTCCCGCCTGCGTGACGCACTGCGGCGATACTGGCGGCCTTGTCCATCAGGGACAGCACCCAGCCGCCGAAGGCGGTGCCGTGGTAGTTCGTGTCTTTGGGGAACACCAGTTCCAGCATGCGGGCGCGGCTGCGCGGGGCCTTCATTGTTTTGTCTTCCATGGTCGGCACTCCTGGGCGCCCGCGGTCCGGGCAGGGTCAACCTTGAGAGTGTACAGGGCGTCCCGCCCGCCCCACGCGGAGCGTCACCCGGGCCGGGACGATCTGCGCTTCACCGGTCCGGCGCCTCGGGCTTCGTGGCTTCCCCCCGCACTCAGGGGGTAGTGACAGCGTGCCGGTCGGCGAGGGCCAGCACGTCCTTTGGATTCAGGACGCCCTTGAACCACACGACGCGCTCCCCGAAGTCGCTGGGGTTCACGCCGGCGCGCTCGAGGTTCAGGCGTTCGCTCACGCAGACGATCACGTCGCTGCGGCGGGCCTTGCGCAGCAGATCGAATTTTTTGCGCAGGTACTCGGGCCGCCAGTACCCGACGATCTCCACCAGCACCGACCGGTCACCCTGCACGAGGCGGAAGTCCGGGAGGATCACGCCGCCCGGCACCGGCACGAGGTCCACTTCGCGCTCCAGGGTCCAGGGCGTGTCGAGTTTCGCGAAGCGTTCGGCAAAGCCGCTTTCCAGGGCGCTGTCGTGCTCATCAGGCGGCGCGTAGTGGCTGACGTAGCCGTCCTCGCTGGTGAGCTGAAAGGACCATTCGGTGTCGCCGGGATCCACCCACGTCAGGTCGCGGCGGGGTTTCAGAGCGGCGCTCAGGTCCCATTTCGTGACGTGCAGCAGTGCCGGCAGGAATTTCGCCATGCTCAGCCCGTAGCGGGTGGTGGCGCCGAACAGGCTGGCCGGGCCGTCCAGCGTGAGGGTGAACCCCAGGTTCGCGTCGCCTTCCACGGTGGCCATCAGTCCGAAGAACTTCAGGTACTTCAGCAGCTGCTTGTACCGGGCGGGTTCGTTGCGCCGCGCCGTGATCACGAGTTCCGTCGCGCGGTACAGCATGCCCTGCGCCTGCGCCAGGTCGAAGCGGTGAATGAGTTCCAGAGGGGCGGGCGGGTCGAAGGCCACCAGCGACTGCTGGTCCGGCAGGTCGGCGTACAGCGCCGCCTGAAGGTCCTGGGGGCTCAGGGGCCGCTCGCTGCCCAGCGCCCGCGCGGCCTGCTCCAGCACGAGCGCCGCGTTGCGGCGGCTGGGCACCACGCCCTGCGCGAGCGTGAACACCCGTTCGCGCACCACTCCGGGCTCCACGTGCCCGCCCGCCTCGAAGGTGCTCATGTTGGTCAGCAGGTGAGCGAGGCCGCGCAGCACCTTGAAGTCCTGCCGGCCGGCCTCCAGCACCCGCAGGTCCTCGTCCAGCTCGAAGCGGCGCCGACCGACACTGGCCTCGAAGGTGCTGATCAGGCGCGCGGCGAGGTCCAGGTTCTGCGTGGTGGGCTTCAGACGCCGCGGTTCGACCAGCCCGGCCTTCACGCGGAACATCAGCAGCTCAGTCGGAAGCATTCAGGTCCTCCCACGGGGTGCCCCCGCCGCCCTGGCCGGGCTGCCACTGGCCGCGGCGCTGCCGGCTGACGCGCTCCTCGCTGGTGCCCTCGGTGATCACCTCGTACAGCACGGCCGTCTTGCCTTCGGCCTTGCGCAGAATGCGGCCCAGGCGCTGAATGTGCTCACGTTCCGTGGCGGTGCCGGACAGGACCACGGCCACGCTCGCCTCGGGCACGTCCACGCCCTCGTTCAGCACCCGGCTGGTCACCAGGAGGCGGTACTCGCCGCGCCGGAAGCGTTCCAGCAGCGTGTGCCGTTCCTTCACCGGCGTCTGGTGCGTGATTGCGGGAATCAGGAACTCACGGCTGATACGGTACACGGTGGCGTTGTCATCGGTGAAGAGCAGCGTGCGGGCCTGCGGGTGGTTCGCCAGGATCTCCTCGAGCACCCGCAGCTTGCCGTCCGTGCCGTACGCCAGGGATTTCGCTTCCCGGTGCGCGAGCATGGCCCGCCGGCCGTGCGGCGTGCCGCTCGCCATGATGAACTGCTTCCAGCCGTCCAGGGACCCCAGCCGGATGCCGTTGAGCCTCAGGAACTCGTTGCGCTGCCGGATCAGGTCGTCGTAGTGCCGCTGCTCCTGCGCGCTCAGGCGCACGCGGATGACCACCTCCCGGTACTCGGCGAGCGTATCCCCCGCCAGGTCCTCCGGCGCCACCTGGTACACGACCGGCCCGATCAGGCTGTCCAGGTCCCGCTCGCGCCCGTCCCCGCGTTTCGGGGTGGCGGTCAGGCCCAGCCGGTACGGGGCGAGGCCCATCTCCGCAATCACCCGCGTGAAATCGCTCGGCAGGTGGTGCGCCTCGTCGAAAATCTGCAGCGCGTACCGCCCGGCGAGTGCCTCGGCGTGAATTGCGGCGGAATCGTACGTGCTGACCAGCAGCGGCGCCTCATCGTGACTGCCGCCGCCCAGCAGCCCCACGGGCGTGTCCGGGAAGGCCGCCACCAGCCCCGCGTACCACTGCTGCAGCAGGTCCAGGGTGGGCACGCAGATCAGCGCGCTGCGCGGCGTGTCCCGCAGGGCCAGCTGCGCCACGAGCGTCTTGCCCGCCCCGGTGGGCAGCACCACCACGCCCCGGCGCCCGGCCCGTTTCCAGGCGCTCAGGGCGCCGGTCTGGTGCGCGTACGGGGTGACTTCGCGCGCGAACCCCAGTTCCAGCTTCTCGAACGCCGCCGCGCTGTCCCGGAACGGCACGTCTGCGCCGCGCAGCGCCTCCACCACAGCCCGGTATGCGTGCCCCGGCGCGCGCCACGACTGGCTGCGGGCGTCCCACGTGAAATGCGCCGCGACGCAGGCCGGCACCTCGCTCATCACGAGCGTGCCGCGGTCCAGACGCAGGGAGGGGGCCATTGGACCGGCATGGTAGCCGGACCCGGCCGGGCCCGCAGTGCCGCGCGCAGCAATTCACGCCGGGCGGCGTCCAGAGCCCTTTCCTGATGGCGCTTCCGCCTGCGGGCGCCGGATCAGCGTTCCTCGTCCGCCGCGTGAAGCGTCAGGTGGAACACACTGCCCTGACCGGGCTGCGCCTGCGCCCACACCCGGCCGCCGTGATGCTCCATGATCTTGCGCACGATGGCCAGGCCCATGCCGGTGCCCTGGTACTCGTCCCGCCCGTGGAGGCGCTGGAAGATCTGGAAGATGCGCTCAGCGTACTGCGGCTCAAAACCGATGCCGTTGTCATGAACCTGCACGTGCCAGCAGTTCCCGTCCCGGGCAGCCTGCACGTGCACCTGCGGCGCCACACCAGGACGCTGGAACTTGATGGCGTTCCCCAGCAGATTCTGAAACAGCTGCGCCAGTTCGGACCGCACGCCCAGCACCTGGGGCAGCGCCTCCCATGTGACGTGCGCCCCGCTTTCCCCGATGGCGCCCTGCAGGCTGTCCACGGCGTCCTGGAGGGGCCCCTCCAGCGGCAGCGGCGTCAGTTCCTCCTGCACGACGTTCAGGCGCGAGAAGACCAGCAGGTCATCAATGAGGACCTTCATGCGTTCAGCGCCCCGCGTGACCAGCTCCAGGTACCGGCGGCCCTTGTCATCCAGGTCCGCACCGTAACGGCGGTTGATCAGCTCGGAGAAACTCGCGATGGTCCGCAGCGGCTCCTGAAGGTCATGACTGGCCACGTACGCGAAGCGCTCGAGTTCCGCGTTCGACCGCTCCAGTTCCCGGGTCCGCTGCTGCAACGCGCGGGCGTTCTCCGCCCCTTCGAGCGTCAGGCCCACGCTGCGCATCACGGTGGCCAGCACCGCCCGGTCCGTGGCAGTCCAGCGCCGCAGGCCGAACAAACCCACCACAATGACGCCCTGCACCTTGCCGCCCACCCGGACCGGCAGGGAAGCGGTCGCACTGATATGCCCCACAGTGGGTTCCAGATTGTCGTGCCGCCTGTCGTACTCGTCCTGGTACAGCGGTTCCCCCGTCTCGTACGGAATGCGGACCGTGCGGGTCGGTTCGTACGGCAGACCGGCGTTCACCTGACGCTGCAGCTCCTCGTTGCGCAGGTCACCCACCTGGGACTGCACCCGCCAGGTGTCGCCCTCGCGCTCCCAGTACAGGGCGTACCCGTCGGGCAGCAGGGACAGCATGATCTCCTGCGCCCGCAGGATCAGGGCGTACGGGTCGGCTTCCAGCGTCAGGTTGCGCGTCAGGTCCTCGAACGCCTCGAGGGCCTGCGTCCTGGCCTGCAGGGCGTCCCGCTGCCGCTCAAGCTGCCGCGCCACGTCCGCGCGCTCCAGAGACAGGTTCAGGCTCCGCCCGACCGAGCGCACCACCGCCTGGCTGTCCTCCGACCACTGCTGGGTGCCCTTCAGGCCCACCGCCATCAGGCCCACCACGTGCTCCCCCACCAGCATGGGGTACAGCGCCACCGTGCCGTACTCCTCGGTGGCCGCCACCTGCTCCCGGTCCGGATTCCAGGCATTCACGAACACCGGCGCGCGGGTGTGCACTGCGTCCCGGAAGGTGGGCGCGTCGGCCGGAATGCCGGCCGTGATGCTCTGCACCACCGCCGGAGCAATATCGTCCGTCCACACCTGGGCGCGCCACGTGGCGCCGTCGCGTTCGTAGTACGCGGCGCTGCATTCCAGGAAAAACCCGCGGAAGACCGTCAGCGCCTCCCGGGCCAGGGTGTGCACGTCGGTTCTCGCGCCCGCCGCTTCCGTGAACCGCACGAACGCCTCGAGGGTGGCCGCCTGGTTCTCCAGTTGCCGGGTGCGGTCCTCCACGCGGCGTTCGAGCAGCGCGTGACTGTCCTGCAACTGCTGGTACAGCCGCGCGTTGTCCATGGCGACCGCAGCCTGAGCCGCCAGCCCCACCATGAGCTGCTCGGCGCGCTCGGTGAACACGCCTGCGTCTCCATGGCCGAAGAACAGCCCGCCCAGCACCTCACCGGAACGCGACACCACCGGCACCGCCAGGTAACTCCGGACGGGAAGGTGACCCGGCGGCATGCCCTGGTGCGGAGCGTTCCGCCCGTACCGCGGATCGAGGGTGATGTCGTCCGAGCGCACCACGCGCTGCTCCGTGAAGGTGGCACTGAACACCGGCGTGTTGCGCGGCATCGGAAACGTCGCGAAGGCCTCCCGGGAGGCCCCGGCAATGGTGTACAGCATGAGGTTTTCCTGACTCTCGTTGGTCACGTGGTAGAAAAACGCCCCGAACTGAGCTCCCGTCAGTTCCACCCCAGCGTCCGTGACGCCCTGCACCATTCTGCCCAGATCCAGTTCCGCGGATACCGTCTGCCCGATGCGGTTCAGCAGCCTCAGTGTCTCTGCCTGCTCCTGCAGCCGAACCTCGGCGGCGGTCCGGCCCAGGGCCTGCGCGCACTGCTGCACGATGGCCAGCAGGAACTCACGTTCCTCGGGGTGAAAGTGCCGGACTTCCGAGAAACTGAGCGCCAGCACCCCCCACAGCTGGCCTTCCACCAGCAGGGGCAGGGCAGCAAGACTGCGGGTGTGCGCGGCGCGCGTTCCCAGCGACCCCGGGTACTGCTGGTCGAAGACGTCGCCCGCCACAAAAACAGCCTGCCCGGTGCGCGCCGCGTCACAGGGGGGAATGTCCAGCGTCAGCGGGAACCGCGCGAACCGCGCGCGCAGCTCGTCTGAATACCCGACCTCGCCGTGCAGCTCCAGATGAGCCTGATCAGCGGAGGGCCTGACCAAGGCGCCCATGTACGCCCCAGTCGCTGCCACCGCATGCCGGAGCATGATCTGGACGACCTGCTCCGGAGTCTCGGTTTGCGCCAGGGCGGCCGTTACCGCCTGTAGCGCCACGGTTCGCCGCTGGGAACTTACGTTCCGGATCTGCACGGCCAGACTGCCTTTGTGCGGCGTGACATGCACGCGAACCCAGCCTCCCAGAGACGGATTGAACGCGTCGTACTCGACCTGGAGCCCCTGAGTGCGTGCCCGGCGGCTCTCGCTGAGCCAGCGGTCGCTGAACGCGAACCCGAAGTCAGCCTCCAGGGACCGGCCGAGCAGGTCCTGACCCTTCAGACCCACAATGGCCCCTGCACTATCGTTCGCGTAACTGAAGCGGCCCGCTGCGTCCAGCACGAACAGGGCGTCCTCGCTGACGCCAAGAAGCCGGGCCAGCGCCGGTGATAACGCTTCACCGTACCCGGTCACGAAACGACCCGGCAAGACAGAGGGAGAGCGGCGTGGTCAGGCAACAGGCCTGCATTGTAAGACAGGCTCGAGAGCTCACCCCGAGCAATTCTTCAGAGTGCGCAGTGACAGGCCACCGGTCCAGACGGAGCCGCGGGCCATCCACCAGCGAAAGCAACAGCAGAAAGTCCGCCTCACGGCGGACTTTTTCTCTGGTGTGCCCGAAGGGATTCGAACCCCTGGCCTTCTGATCCGTAGTCAGACGCTCTATCCAGCTGAGCTACGGGCACACGGTCCGGCGTTCAACCGGATGCGACAGCCGAAGAAGGTTATCTGTTTCACGCGAGGTTTGCAAGGGTAGGCAGCAGAGCCTCCTTCGGCAGCTCTGGAAAGGTTGGGGGTGCGGTGGCGCGCGGTGGTCAAATTCCGGCCGGCCGGGACGTGGCCCAGTGCCTCGTGCCTGGGCGGGCCGGCACTGTGCCGCGGGGGGAAGACAGAGTCAGCGGTCGGTGAGGGTCAGTTCGGTGAGGGCAGGTTCAAACCCCAGGCGTTCGTACAGGGAGCGTGCGGCGGAGGTGGTGCTGAGGTGCAGGCGGGTGATGCCGCGGGTGCGGGCGGCGTGCAGGCAGGCCGTTACCAGGGTGTGGGCGTGTCCGGCGCGGCGGTGGTGGGGGTGTGTCCAGACGTTCACGATGCGGGCGTGCCAGGGGTTGGGGTGCCCTCTCGTGGGGCCCCAGTGAAGGAGGGTCAGGCCGGCACCGGCGATCACGGCGCCGTTCACGTCGTGCAGGAAGCCCAGGTACGTGCCGTTCGTGATGGCCTGCGCCACCCACTCTGCATAGATGGAGTGGTCAGGTCCGTCGGGCTCGGTGGGGTAGCGGTGCGTGGCGATGATGCGGGCATCGTGGGGGGCAGCTGGGCGCATCAGGGGGTGAAGGTTGCGGCGTGGGCGCTGGGTTTGCGCCGCAGGGTTGACGGTCAGGCCGCTGTGTTCAGCCAGTTGTGCGGGGGTCAGGGGTTCAGGCATGGGGGATTTCCGGCGGAACTTGACCTCAAGTGTACTTAGGGTTCTGGGGTGAGGGTATGCCAACTCTCCTCCCCGCATGCCCTGTCCGCCCGCGCCTCTGAGCCGCCCTTCACCGCCGTGGCGGCCCCATGGGCATCGCGCCCCTGACGCTCCCAATCTGGCCCACCAAGGGGCCTTCTGTCCTGAGCCTGCAGAACCGGCAGGGGCCGCCGCACTGGCGTCCGGTCCCAGCACGCTTCAAGGCGCGGACGAGTCGCGGGCGGCAGCGCCCTGCTGCCTGAGCTGCTGACGGTTCCCATGACTGTGCCGCCCATTGGCGGGGATACTCCTCCGGACGCCCTTCCGAAGCCCGTTGCTCGGGACGTGACGCTGGAACGCCGGGGGCTCATGGGCCGGCACGTGCCCCTGACCGCGCCGCACGGCGCGCCCAAGCCGCGCCGGACGCACGTGCGTCCGGCGCGGACTCCGGGGGCCCGCCACGGCGCGCCAGCTGCGCACCGTGCAGGCGCCGCCTGGCCTGCTGGACAGCCGACGCGCGGCGCGAACGTGATGGTCTAGCCTGCCGCATGGCCCGCCTGAAGTCTGCCCTGGTTGCCGCTGCGCCGCTGCTGTTCGTGCTGCTCTGGAGTACCGGGTTTCTGGGTACGAAGGGGGCGGCACGCAACGCTGACCCTTTTGCGTACCTCACGGTGCGGTTCGTCCTGGCGGCCGCACTGATGGTGGCCCTGACGGCGGCGCTGCGCGCGCCGTGGCCCACACGGGCCCAGGCGGGCCGTGCGGCGGTGACCGGGCTGCTCCTGCACGCCGGGTACCTGGGCGGCGTCACGGTGGCCATCTGGCTGGGCCTCCCGGCCGGCGTGACGAGCGTCCTGGTGGGCCTGCAACCCCTCCTGACCGGCTTGCTGTCCTGGCCGGTGCTGGGGGAACGGGTCACGCGGGCGCAGTGGGCGGGCCTGCTGCTGGGCTTCGCGGGTGTGCTGCTGGTCGTGGGCGGCCAGGGCATCGGAAGTCAGACGACGGCCAGCCGCCCGGCCCTGCTGGCCGCCGCGTTCGCGCTGGTCTGCACCACTGCCGGCACCCTCTACCAGCGCCGCGCGGGCGGCGACATGCCCCTGCTGGGCGGCACGGCCGCGCAGTACGTCGTTAGCGCCGCCGCGCTCGGGGCCGTCACCCTGGCGCGCGGAGGCGGTGTGATCCACTGGAACGCGGAATTCATCCTGTCCCTCACGTGGCTGGTGCTGGTCCTGTCGGTCGGGGCGATCCTGCTGCTCATGCGCCTGCTGCGCGACCTGCCGGCGGCGCGCGTGAACAGCCTCTTCTACCTCGTGCCGCCACTGGCCGTGCTGGAAAGCTGGGCACTGTACGGCGAACGCCTCAGCGCCCTGTCGCTGGGCGGCCTGCTGCTGTGCGTGGCAGGCGTCGCCCTCGCCGCCCAGCAACCCACCGCCCGCCCGGCGCGTACCGGGTGACATGAGCGAACTGAACGGACGGATCGGCGGCGTCACCCAGGGGTACGACCTGCACGCGGGCTGGAACGGTGAACGCCTGGACGGCCGCATCGGCGGGACCTTCCAGGGCAAGGACATCAAACTCACGGTCCGCGCCGGGGACGTGGACGGCCGCATCGGCGGCACGTTCGCCGGGTTCGACGCCGACGGCGACGTGACCGCCCAGAGCGTTAGCGTGCGCCTCGGCGGCCGCATCGACGGGGACGACGTGCACCTCCAGATCAGCGGTGACCGCGTCCGGGGCCGCTTCTCCGGCCGCATCGACGGCAAGGACATCGACCTGCACGTCAGGGGTGACCGCCTGCACGGCCGCATCGGGGGCGTGCTGGACGGCAAGGACGTGAACCTCACCCTGAACGGCGTGCCCGTGGAGGTCGCCGCGCTGGCCGCCGCCTGCGCGTACAAGGCCCTCGAAGATCAGCAGGCGCACGACGCTTCTGCCGCCAGCAGCAGCCACAGCGGGGGGTGAATCTAAGAGAGGGCGTCGCCCGCTGCGTTCAGAACGGCCGCAGCGGGCGTGTTGACGTGGTCCTGAGCAGTCCCCCCAAGGCGTCTCAGGGCGTGGCCGACCAGTTCGAATCCCAGGGTGTACCCGGCCCAGCGGGGCAGGCCGTGTGCCCCGGACCCGTAGAACCACGCCTCGAACC from Deinococcus taeanensis carries:
- a CDS encoding DUF790 family protein — translated: MLPTELLMFRVKAGLVEPRRLKPTTQNLDLAARLISTFEASVGRRRFELDEDLRVLEAGRQDFKVLRGLAHLLTNMSTFEAGGHVEPGVVRERVFTLAQGVVPSRRNAALVLEQAARALGSERPLSPQDLQAALYADLPDQQSLVAFDPPAPLELIHRFDLAQAQGMLYRATELVITARRNEPARYKQLLKYLKFFGLMATVEGDANLGFTLTLDGPASLFGATTRYGLSMAKFLPALLHVTKWDLSAALKPRRDLTWVDPGDTEWSFQLTSEDGYVSHYAPPDEHDSALESGFAERFAKLDTPWTLEREVDLVPVPGGVILPDFRLVQGDRSVLVEIVGYWRPEYLRKKFDLLRKARRSDVIVCVSERLNLERAGVNPSDFGERVVWFKGVLNPKDVLALADRHAVTTP
- a CDS encoding DEAD/DEAH box helicase family protein; this encodes MAPSLRLDRGTLVMSEVPACVAAHFTWDARSQSWRAPGHAYRAVVEALRGADVPFRDSAAAFEKLELGFAREVTPYAHQTGALSAWKRAGRRGVVVLPTGAGKTLVAQLALRDTPRSALICVPTLDLLQQWYAGLVAAFPDTPVGLLGGGSHDEAPLLVSTYDSAAIHAEALAGRYALQIFDEAHHLPSDFTRVIAEMGLAPYRLGLTATPKRGDGRERDLDSLIGPVVYQVAPEDLAGDTLAEYREVVIRVRLSAQEQRHYDDLIRQRNEFLRLNGIRLGSLDGWKQFIMASGTPHGRRAMLAHREAKSLAYGTDGKLRVLEEILANHPQARTLLFTDDNATVYRISREFLIPAITHQTPVKERHTLLERFRRGEYRLLVTSRVLNEGVDVPEASVAVVLSGTATEREHIQRLGRILRKAEGKTAVLYEVITEGTSEERVSRQRRGQWQPGQGGGGTPWEDLNASD
- a CDS encoding GAF domain-containing protein; the encoded protein is MTGYGEALSPALARLLGVSEDALFVLDAAGRFSYANDSAGAIVGLKGQDLLGRSLEADFGFAFSDRWLSESRRARTQGLQVEYDAFNPSLGGWVRVHVTPHKGSLAVQIRNVSSQRRTVALQAVTAALAQTETPEQVVQIMLRHAVAATGAYMGALVRPSADQAHLELHGEVGYSDELRARFARFPLTLDIPPCDAARTGQAVFVAGDVFDQQYPGSLGTRAAHTRSLAALPLLVEGQLWGVLALSFSEVRHFHPEEREFLLAIVQQCAQALGRTAAEVRLQEQAETLRLLNRIGQTVSAELDLGRMVQGVTDAGVELTGAQFGAFFYHVTNESQENLMLYTIAGASREAFATFPMPRNTPVFSATFTEQRVVRSDDITLDPRYGRNAPHQGMPPGHLPVRSYLAVPVVSRSGEVLGGLFFGHGDAGVFTERAEQLMVGLAAQAAVAMDNARLYQQLQDSHALLERRVEDRTRQLENQAATLEAFVRFTEAAGARTDVHTLAREALTVFRGFFLECSAAYYERDGATWRAQVWTDDIAPAVVQSITAGIPADAPTFRDAVHTRAPVFVNAWNPDREQVAATEEYGTVALYPMLVGEHVVGLMAVGLKGTQQWSEDSQAVVRSVGRSLNLSLERADVARQLERQRDALQARTQALEAFEDLTRNLTLEADPYALILRAQEIMLSLLPDGYALYWEREGDTWRVQSQVGDLRNEELQRQVNAGLPYEPTRTVRIPYETGEPLYQDEYDRRHDNLEPTVGHISATASLPVRVGGKVQGVIVVGLFGLRRWTATDRAVLATVMRSVGLTLEGAENARALQQRTRELERSNAELERFAYVASHDLQEPLRTIASFSELINRRYGADLDDKGRRYLELVTRGAERMKVLIDDLLVFSRLNVVQEELTPLPLEGPLQDAVDSLQGAIGESGAHVTWEALPQVLGVRSELAQLFQNLLGNAIKFQRPGVAPQVHVQAARDGNCWHVQVHDNGIGFEPQYAERIFQIFQRLHGRDEYQGTGMGLAIVRKIMEHHGGRVWAQAQPGQGSVFHLTLHAADEER
- a CDS encoding GNAT family N-acetyltransferase; this translates as MPEPLTPAQLAEHSGLTVNPAAQTQRPRRNLHPLMRPAAPHDARIIATHRYPTEPDGPDHSIYAEWVAQAITNGTYLGFLHDVNGAVIAGAGLTLLHWGPTRGHPNPWHARIVNVWTHPHHRRAGHAHTLVTACLHAARTRGITRLHLSTTSAARSLYERLGFEPALTELTLTDR
- a CDS encoding DMT family transporter, producing the protein MARLKSALVAAAPLLFVLLWSTGFLGTKGAARNADPFAYLTVRFVLAAALMVALTAALRAPWPTRAQAGRAAVTGLLLHAGYLGGVTVAIWLGLPAGVTSVLVGLQPLLTGLLSWPVLGERVTRAQWAGLLLGFAGVLLVVGGQGIGSQTTASRPALLAAAFALVCTTAGTLYQRRAGGDMPLLGGTAAQYVVSAAALGAVTLARGGGVIHWNAEFILSLTWLVLVLSVGAILLLMRLLRDLPAARVNSLFYLVPPLAVLESWALYGERLSALSLGGLLLCVAGVALAAQQPTARPARTG